The Streptomyces puniciscabiei genomic interval TACGGTATCAGTTTCGTACGCCGTATGGAAATGACCTGAATCACAGCGCCCACCAGGGCGGCCGGACTTGCTTCACGTTTCCATACGCCGTACGGTATCAATTCCATACGGCGTATGTTTCCGTACGGCGCCACGGCATCGACCTACGCAGCGCGCCCTTGCCCATCCCCCTCCACCCCCTCCGCAGAGGAGCAAGACATGAGCACGAACACCGCGAACGACCTTCGCCCCATCCGGTCCCCGCGGGGGATCCCTCTGCTCGGCCACACGCCGCAGATCCCCGACACCAATCCGGTGGAGTACTTCGGTGAGCTGTCCAAGCAGTTCCCCGAGGGCATCTACGGCATGGACATCGCCGGCATCGAGCAGGTCTTCGTCTACGACCCGGACCTGGTGGCCGAGGTCAGCGACGAGACGCGGTTCTTCAAGCAGATCGACAAGACGCCGCTGCACCACATCCGGGACTTCGCCGGCGCCGGCCTGTTCACCGCCCACCAGCACGAAGAGGAATGGGGCAGGGCACACCGGATCCTGCTGCCGGCCTTCAGCCAGCGGGCCATGAGGAACTACTTCGGGCAGATGCTGGAGATCGCCCAGAACCTGGCGGGCAAGTGGGAGCGCCGGGAGGGTCAGCCGGTCAACATCACCGACGACTACACCCGCCTGACGCTCGACACCATCGCCCTGTCGGGGTTCGGCTACCGGTTCGACTCCTTCGACAAGGAGGAGCTGCACCCGTTCCTCAACGCGATGCTGGGCGCGCTGACCGAGTCGATGCGGCGCTCTCAGGAGCTGCCGATGATGACCAAGCTGCGCAGGGCCGATGCCAAGAAGTACGGCGAGAACATCCAGGCGATGCGCGAGCTGGTCGAGAGCGTGATCAAGGAGCGCCAGGAGGGCAAGGGCAGCGCTGAGGAGGACCTGCTGGGCCTGATGCTTGAGGCCACCGACCCGGACACCGGCAAGCGGCTGGACGTCGACAACGTGCGTGACCAGGTGCTGACGTTCCTGATCGCCGGGCATGAGACCACCAGTGGTCTGCTGTCGTTCGCCACGTACTCGCTGATGCGTAACCCGCACGTGCTGGCCCAGGCGTACGCCGAGGTGGACCGCCTGCTGCCCGGTGACACCGTCCCGGACTACGACACGATCATGCAGCTGGACGTCATCCCGCGGATCCTGGAGGAGACCCTGCGCCTGTGGGCTCCCATCCCGATGATCGCCAAGGCGCCCATCGAGGACACCGTCATCGGCGGCCGCTACGAGCTGAAGAAGGGCACGCGGGTCAGCATCCTCGAGGGTCCCCTGCACACCCACCCCAAGGCGTGGGAGCGGCCCGACGAGTTCGACATCGACCGGTGGCTGCCGGAGAACCGGGCCCAGCAGCACCCGCACGCCTACAAGCCGTTCGGCAACGGTGTGCGCGCCTGCATCGGCCGGCAGTTCGCGCTCACCGAGGCCCGCCTGGCCCTGGCGCTGGTGCTGCAGAAGTTCAAGCTCTCGGACACCAGCGACTACAAGATGGACGTGCGGGAGGCGCTGACGCGCAAGCCCGGCAACTTCGAGCTGATCGTCCGTCGCCGTCAGGAGCACGAGCGGACCGTCTTCGGCGCCGCGGACCTGCAGACCGGCGACACTCAGGCGCAGGCAGCGGTCAGCGGTGTGGGTGTGAACCTGACGGTGGCGTATGGCTCCAGCCTGGGTTCGTGCGAGGACCTGGCCCGCACCATCGCCGACCGCGGCGAGCGCTCCGGCTTCGGCACCACCCTGGTGAGCCTGGACGACCTCGGCGACAACCTGCCCACCGAGGGCCTCCTCGCCGTTGTCGCCGCCAGCTACAACGGCAAGGCTCCCGACAACGCCCAGCGCTTCGACGACCTGCTCGCCGCCGGGCTGCCCGAGGGCTCGCTGGCGAATGTGCGGTACGCGCTGCTGGGCGCGGGCAACACCCAGTGGGTGGCCACCTACCAGGCGTTCCCCAAGCGGATCGAGGAAGGTCTGCTGGCCGCCGGCGCCACCCCCATCGTCGAGCGCGGCATCGCGGACGCCGCCGGTGACTTCGACGGCATGGCCACGCGGTGGATGAACACCCTGTGGGCCACTCTGGCCGAGGAGTACGCCGCCGACACCTCCCAGGCGAGCGGCCCCCGTTACCAGGTCCAGCTGCTCACCGAGTCCGACGTGCGCCCCGCCATCGTCTCCGAGCAGGCCTACCCGCTCACCGTGGTCGCCAACGAGGAGCTCGTGGCCGACGCGACCGGCCTGTGGGACTTCGCCATCGAGCCGCCGCGCCCGTCCGCGAAGTCCATCACCGTCGAGCTGCCCGAGGGTGTCACCTACGACACCGGCAACCACCTGGCCGTCTTCGCCAAGAACGAACTCGCCCTGGTGGAACGCGCACTGAGGCGGCTCGGCGTCGACTACGACCAGGTGCTCCGGCTCGACCAGCCGGCCGGTGGCCGCACCCACCTGCCGGTCGGCACCCCGGTCACCGCCGGCATCCTGCTCACCGAGTTCCTGGAACTGCAGGACGTGGCCACCCGCTCCCAGATCCAGACGCTCGCCGAGTACACCGAGTGCCCGTGGACCCGGCCGCAGCTGCTGGCGTACACCGCCGACACCCAGGAGGCCGAGGAGCGCTACAGCAAGGAGATCCTCGGCAAGCGCATCTCCGTCCTGGGCCTGCTGGAGCGCTTCCCGGCCGTCGAGCTGCCGCTGGCGGTGTTCCTGGAGATGACGGGCCCCATCCGCCCGCGGTTCTACTCCATCTCCTCCGCCCCGTCCGCCAACCCGCGCCACGTACGCCTGACCGTCGGCCTGCTGGAAGGCCCGGCCCTGTCCGGCGACGGCCAGTACCGCGGCACCTGCTCCGCCTACATCGCCGGCCTCGAACCCGGGGACGTCGTCTACGGCTACGTCCGCGTCCCCTCCCCCACCTTCGCCCCGCCCGCCGACCCCGCCACGCCGCTGATCCTCATCGGCCCCGGCACCGGCATCGCACCGCTGCGCGGCTTCCTGGAGGAGCGGGCGACACAGCACGCCAACGGCACCCAGGTGGGCGCGTCCCAGGTGTTCGTCGGCTGCCGCCACCCGGAGCACGACTACTTCTACCGCCAGGAGATGCAGGACTGGGAGCAGGCCGGCATCGCCCAGGTGCACACCGCCTACTCGGCGGTGACCGGCCACCCGGCCCGGTTCGTGCAGAACGCCATCGCCAACGCCGCCGACACGGTGTGGCAGGCCATCCAGGACGGCGCGTACATCTACGTCTGCGGTGACGGCCGCCGCATGGCCCCCGCCGTCCGCGAGGCACTCGCCGCCATCCACCGCCAGAAGACCGGCAGCGACGACGACACCGCCCAGCAGTGGCTCGCCCAGCTCGAGGCCGACGAGCGCTACCAGCAGGACGTCTTCGCCTGACCGCCGCAAGGCGCACTCCCCCAGCCGCCGGGAGGCGTGCGGCATCCCCCGCTGCCGGCCGTACGCCTCCCGGCCACCACCAGCCCCTCACGCACCCCATGGCACCCAGCGTCCCGGATCATCGGGCGGTGCCGCTCATAGAAAGCAGACTCATGGACACCATGCTCGCCGGACGCTTCCACCTGGACAGCAAGAAGTTCGCCGTGGAAGAGGTCCCGATCCCCGTGCCGGGCCCGGGCGAGGTCCTCATCGAGGTCAAGGCCGCCGGCGTCTGCCTCTCCGACGTCCACCTCCTCGACGGCTCCCTGTCCCCGCTCTTCCTGGACTCCGACACGGTCACCGTCGGCCACGAGGTCTCCGGCGTGATCCACACCCTCGGCCCCGACCTCAAGCGCGGCCTGCCCGTCGGCACCCGCGTCACCCTGGAGGCCGGCAAGACCTGCGGCACGTGCGCAGGATGCGTGCGCCACCGCCCCTGCACCCAGATGCTCACCGCCGGCATCGACTACGACGGCGGCTGGGCCGAGTACGTGATCGCCCGCGAGGACACCCTCATCCCCATCCCCGACAGCCTCCCCTTCGACCAGGCCGCGATCATCCCCGACGCGGTCTCCACCCCCTACGCCGCCGTCGTCGCCACCGCCGGCGTCCGTGCCGCCCAGTCCGTCGGCGTCTGGGGCGTGGGCGGAGTCGGCGCGCACAACGTACGCCTCGCCCGCCTGGTCGGCGCCGCCCCGATCATCGCCGTCGACCCGCTGCCCAGCGCCCGCGAGCGCGCCCTGGCCTTCGGCGCGGACCTCGCGCTCGACCCGGCAGCCCCCGACTTCGCCGACCAGGTCCGCGCAGCCACCGGCGGACGCGGCCTCGACTTCGCCTTCGACTGCGCCGGCGTCCCCGCCGTCCGCGACCAGGCCGCCTCCGTCCTCGGCCTGGGCGGCTCCCTGATCCTGGTGGGCATCACACCCCGGCCACTGACCATCACCGAGGGCCTGACCTTCAACTACCTGCAAAAGCAGGTGCGCGGCCACTACGGCGGCTTCCCCGAGTCCGTCTCCGAGCTGGTGCAGCTGACCGCGGCCGGCCGCCTCGACCTGGCCCCCTCCATCACCGACCACATCCCGCTCATCGAAGCCGCCGACGCCGTCCACCGACTGGAGAACAAGATCGGCGACCCGATCCGCCTCATCCTCGTCCCCTGACGCCGTCAGCGGGACAACAAGCCACCCTGGGCAGGGGTGAGTGGGCGCCGGTGCGTGAGGGAACACCGGCGCCCACGGCTTTCCGGCCACCGTGGAGAGACAGAACCATGCAGACGACCGACACCCCTGGCCGTACTTCGCGGCGCAAGGACGCTCACTCCAACCGCCGACGGATCCTCGCGACCGCCCGAAAGAAACTGCGGGAGGACCCCGACGCGAGTCTCGACAGCATCTCTCAGGCGGCCGGCGTCGCGCGGCGCACCCTCTACGGCCACTTCCCCAGCCGGCATGCGCTGATCGCCGACCTGGCGCGGGAAGCAGGCCATGAGCTCCGGCAGGCGTTCGCCGCGGCGCGGACCAGGGATGCCGACCCGATGGAAACGATGACACGGATGGTGCTGGCGGCATGGACGGTGGGCGACCACTACCGCGTGCTCATCACCTTGGGACGGCGTCATCTGGGAGAGGACGAGATCCGCACCACCCTGGCACCGGCCCGCGCAGAAGCCGTCGCAACCCTACGACGTGGTCAGCGCGAAGGCGTCTTCGCGGACCACCTTCCCGCACCCGTCCTCGCACAAGCGCTGGAAGCACTGATGCTGGCCCTCGCCGAGGAGAACACCACGTCCACCTGGGCGGACCCCACGGGCGAGGCCGCGGCAACCGCGTTCCTCGTCGCCGCCGGCGTAGCACCGCGGAGGGCCGCGCTTCAGGTGCAGGAGGTCATCGGGCGAGATCGGGCAGCGGGCGACGGGTGACCTCGTGGGCCTCGTCCGCAGCGAGGCCGAGCATGCGCAGGACCATCTCGGCCAGGTCGGAGGCGGCCTCGTCGCCGTCGAGGTCCGGGCGGTCCAGCCGGAGAGCCACCAGGGACAGCAGGGTGCCGCCCAGGGCCGACAGGGCGGTGGTCGCGTTGCCGCAGGTGAAACGGCCTGAGGCGATGCCGATCTCCAGGTCGCGCAGGGCGCGTGGGGCGAGGCCGCGGTCGGAGTGGATGTGGGACAGGCCGCGGTCGCGCAGGATTCGCATGAGTTCCGGGTGGGAGTCGGCCATCCTGGCGGTGAGCCGGAAGCCGGCCGCGACCAGCTCGGCCGGGTCGTCGATGCCTTCCACGCACTCGTCGATGACCTGCCCGAACTCCTCCAGGGCGTCCGTCACTGCCGCGTCGAACAGCTCCGTCTTCGACTCGAAGTGGTTGTAGAAGGACCCGAAGCCGACATCGGCGCGCTCGGCGATGGCCTGGATGCTTGCGCTCGTGTCCCCGGTTTCCGCGAGGATCTGCCGGGCCGCGCGGACGAGCGCCTGGCGGGTCTCGGCACGGCGTCGCTCGAAGCGGTTCTTGGGCGGGGCTGACGTCGGCATGCGGCCCAGTGTAACCGTCGCAACGATGACCCTGCCATTACTGATGAGATCCTCAATTATTTGGGCTGCACCTATTGACGGAGAGAAACGGCAGAGTTGATGATTTCCTCATTACGGCAGTGTTGCTTGGAGGACACCATGTCCCACATCCCCGTTGACAAGGGCGGTCCTCTGACGCCCCACCAAGACCTCCACAGTGAGCAGGGCGCCCTACGCGGTGAACACCCCGGACGAGCCCGTAATCCGGTGATCAAAGTGGCGGATCTGGCCTGGCTGGAGTTCGAGAAGCCGGACCTGGACCGGGCCGAGGCGTTCGCCCGCGACTTCGGCTTCTCGATCGCCGCCCGCACCGATCATGAGCTGTGGCTGCGCGGCACGTTCGCGGGCTCGCCCTGCATGGTCATCCGGCGCGGCCGCGCGTCCCGCTTCCTCGGGCCCGCGTTCCGCGCGGCCGAACGGACCGACGTGGACCGGCTGGCCGCCGCCGTCGGCCACACCGTCCGGGACATCGACGTCCCCGGCGGCGGCCGGTCGGTCGCCCTGTTCGATCCCTCGGGACTCCCGGTCCGGGTGGTGCACTGCGCCGAACCGCTTCCCGCGCTGCCCGGGCAGCAGCCGCTGATCCTCAACACCGGCGTCGAAGGCCGTCGTACGAACACCACCCAGCGCCCGCCCCGTGAGCCGTCCCGCATCCAGCGCCTCGGCCACGTGGTGCTGGAGACGCGGACGTTCACCCGCACCCTGGACTGGTACCTGGACACCCTCGGCATGATCGTGTCCGACTTCCTCTTCCTGGACGGACAGCGCCGGCGCGGGCCGACCATGGCGTTCATCCGCTGCGACCAGGGCAGCCTGCCCGTGGACCACCACACCCTCGCCCTGCACCTCGGGCCGGGCACCGGCTACGTCCACTCCGCCTACCAGGTCACCGACCTCGACGCGATCGCCGCCGGCGGGGAGTACCTGGCCGAGCGCGGCTACCAGCGCAGCTGGGGCATCGGCCGGCACATCCAGGGCAGCCAGCTCTTCGACTACTGGCGCGACCCCGACCACTTCATGCTGGAGCACTTCGCCGACGGCGACCTGTTCTCCTGCGACCTCGAACCCGGATGGGCACCGATGTCGGCGAGCGGCCTGGCCCAGTGGGGGCCGCCCGTCACCCGCGACTTCCTGGGCACCAGCCCCTCCCCCGCCAAGCTCCGCGAGGTCATGACGGCCCTGCGCGACGACAACGAACTCGACCCCGCACGCCTGCTGGGCCTGATGAAAGCGATGAGCTCATGAGCACCAACGTGCTGCGCACCCCCGACGGCTGGTGGGCCGTCCTCCCCCAAGCTCTCGACTCCTCTCGAGCAGGGGGGACCCCCACCGAACGCGCCGTCCGCATCGAGACCAAGGCGGTCACCACCGCCGAACTGCTCGCCGACCGGGCCGCCGTCCGGGAGGCCGCCGCCTCCGGCGAGAGCGGCACACCCGTCGCCGGCCTGGTCGCGCTGCCCCCGGTCACCACCCCTTGCCGGGTGGTCGCCCAGATGGTCAACTACCGCAGCCACGCCAAGGATTCGGGCTTCACGGGCGACATACCGCCCACCTTCTTCCGCAAGGCGTCCGGCTCGGTCAGCGGCCCGCACGACACGATCGTCCGCCCGGCACACGTGAACTTCCTCGACTACGAAGTCGAACTCGGCCTCGTCATGGGCGCGACGCTCCCGGTGGGCACGGTTGTCGAGGAGCAGGACCTTCCTTCGTACGTCGCCGGACTCGTCCTCACCAACGACGTCAGCGCCCGCGACGTCCAGCTGACCAAGACCCAGTTCTACGAGAGCAAGTCCTACCCCACCTTCACGCCGACGGGTCCGTACCTGGCCCTGCTGGAGCCGGAGGACTTCGACCGTCTGATCGACCTGCGACTGCGGCTGTCGGTGAACGGTGTGACGCGTCAGGACCGCACCCTGGCCGACATGATCGTGCGGCCCGCGCAGGCGCTCACCCTGCTCGCCCGCTTCCAGACCCTCGACCCGGGCGACCTGCTGCTGACCGGTACGCCCGGCGGCACGGCCCTGAAGGCCCCGCCCAAGCCGGTCGAGAAGATCGCCGCGCTGCTGCCGCCCGCGCTGAAGTGGAAGGCGTTCTTCAACGGCCAGGCCAAGAACCCCCGGTATCTGCGCGACGGTGACCTCGTCACCGCCTCGATCGCCACCCCGGACGGGCGGATCGACCTGGGCGAGCAGCGGACCGCTGTGGCGGACGCGACGTGAGCACCGCATCCCGGAGACCGGTAGTGATCATCGGCGCGGGACCCGTAGGAGTCACGGCCGCGCTCCTGCTCGCCCGGCACGGAGTGCCCAGCCTGCTCCTCGAACGCCACCGGGACATCTACCCCCTGCCGCGGGCCGTCGTCGTGGACGACGAGGTTCGCCGGATCCTGCAGAGCGTCGGCGTCCACGAGGAGTTCGCCGCCATCGCCAGGCCGGCGCCCGGGTTGCGGCTGCTGGACGCCCGGCGCCGCGTGATCGCCGAGTTCCCACGGTCCCTGCACGGCCACCACGGCTTCCCGCAGACGACCATGTTCGACCAGCCGGAGCTGGAACGGCTGCTGCGCGACGCCCTGGCCCGTCGCCCCGAGTGCGAGCTGCGGGGCGGGGTGGAGGTCGTGTCCGTCAGCCAGGACACCGACGGAACGGCTCCGGTCCGGGTCACCTTCCGCCGCGACGGCAGCGACGAGGACGAGCACGTGTGGGCCGACGCCGTCCTCGGCTGCGACGGCGCGGGCAGCATCACCCGCGACGCCATCGGCGCCGTGTGGGAGGACCTGCATTTCGAGGAGAGCTGGCGGGTCATCGACGTGCGCACCAGCCTCCCGGTGCGCACCTGGGAGGGCGCCGAGCAGATCTGCTGCCCCACCCGCCCGGCCACCTTCATGCGAGTCGGCGAGGACCGCTACCGCTGGGAGTTCCGGCTGGCCGAGGGCGAGTCCTTGGACGGCCCGGAAGGGCTGGAGCAGTTGCGCGAGCTGGTCGCCCCCTGGGTCGACCTGCCGTCCGCTGCCCACGGGGGCGGCGACTTCGAGGTGATCCGGCAGGCGCAGTACACCTTCCGGGCCCGTCTCGCCGGCCGGTGGCGCCGGGGACGCGTCTTCCTGCTGGGCGACGCGGCCCACCTCACCCCGCCCTTCATCGGGCAGGGCCTGTGCGCGGGCCTGCGCGACGCCCGCAACCTCACCTGGAAACTCGCCCGCGTCCTCCGACACGGCGCGGACGACCGGCTGCTGGACACCTACCAGCAGGAGCGCAAGCCGCACGCCCGCCACGTGATCCGTGTCGCGGTCGCCGTCGGCTGGGCCATGACCGGCGGACAGGACCGCGGTGCGGCCGTCCGCCGGGCCGTGGTGGGCGCGGCCTGCCGCATCCCCGGCGTGACCGCGGCGGTGAGCCGCGACCTCAGTCCCGCACTGACCGCCAATCCGCTGGTACGACGCCGCCCCCGGCTGACCGGCCGCTCACTGGCCGGCACCTTCTGCCCGCAACCCTGGGTGATCGTCGACGGCAGGCGAGAGCGCCTCGACGACATCCTCGGGGACTCCTTCGCCGTGCTGACCGCCGTACCGCCCACGGCACGGATGACGGGCGTGGCCACGGCCCTGGGCGCATCCGTGATCCATGTCGGCGACCTGGGCGACGACGGGACGCTGGCCGCCTGGCTGGCACGCGGCCGGGCGGACGCCGTCCTGCTGCGCCCGGACCGGGTCGTGATGGACACCGTCCCCACCGGCACCGGCGACTTCACCGACGCCGCCGCCTGGGCTCCCCTGCTGCACACGGCCCGCCGCCCCGCCGAAGCCCGGCCCGCACCCTGACGAGGAACACCACACCATGACCACCCCGCACTCCACACCCTGTCCGGAGCCCTTCCTGCCGCCCGACCCCCAAGCGGCCGCCGGCAGCCGCATCGCGGACTTCGCCCGCTGGGCCGCCCGGCACCAGGGCGCCGAAGGGATTCCGGACCCGACCGACTACCAGGCCCTGCACCACTGGTCCGTCACGGACCTGGAAGGATTCTGGGCCGCGGTGTGGGAGTACTTCGACATCGACGCCACCACTCCGTACGAGCGGGTGCTGGCCGAGGAGACCATGCCCGGCGCCCGCTGGTTCCCCGGCGCCACCCTCAACTACGCCCACCACGCACTGCGCAACCTGCACCCGGACGCGCCCGCGATCACCGCACTGGACGAGACCGGAGCCGCCTGCGAGATCACGGGCCGGCAGCTGCGCGCCCAGGTCGCCTCCGTCGCGGCCACCCTGCGCGACCTGGGCGTCGGCCAGGGTGACCGGGTGGTCGGCTACCTGCCCAACACCCCCCACGCCGTCATCGCCTTCCTCGCCGCCGCCAGCCTGGGCGCGGTGTGGTCGGTGTGCGGCCAGGACTACGCACCCAAGGCCGCCGCCGACCGCTTCGCCCAGCTCGAACCCACGGTGCTCATCACGGCGGACGGCTACCTCTTCAACGGCACCCGTCACGACCGCCGCGCCGCCTCCCTCGACCTCGCCGCCGCCCTTCCCACGCTCAAGGCCACGGTCCTCGTGGACCACCTTGGCCTTGCGTGGCCCGCGACCCGGGCCGCGAGACTGACGGTTCCCTGGGAGGACGCGGCCGGCCGCACCGAGTACCTCGCCATCACCCCGGTTCCGTTCGACCACCCGCTGTGGATCGTCTTCTCCTCCGGCACGACGGGGCTGCCCAAAGGCATCGTCCACGGCCACGGAGGCGTCCTGCTGGAACACCTCAAGATCCTCGGCCTGCACTGCGACCTGGGCGTCGGGGACCGCCTGCTGTGGTACACCACCACCCACTGGATGATGTGGAACCTGGTCGTCTCCACCCTGCTGACCGGTGCCGCCACCTGCACCTACGACGGCAGCCCCGCGCCGGTGGCGCGCCCGGACGTCCTGTGGGAGCTGGCGGCCCGCCACCAGGTCACCGTCTTCGGCACCAGTCCCCAGTACCTGCTGGCCATGGCCAAGCTCGGCGTCGACCCCGCCGTGCACGACCTGTCGGCGATCCGCGCCATCGGCAGCACCGGCTCCGCCCTGCCGGCCTCCGCCTACCCCTGGGTCCGCGACCACGTCGGCGCAGGCGTCCAGCTCGCCTCCACCAGCGGCGGCACGGACGTCGTCTCCGGCTTCGCCGGCAGCACCCCCACCACCCCGGTGTGGGCGGGTGAACTGTCGGCCCCCAACCTCGGCGTGGCCCTCGCGGCGTACGACGGCGCGGGCCGGCCGGTCGTCGACCAGGTCGGCGAACTGGTCGTCACCCGCCCCATGCCGTCGATGCCGCTGTACTTCTGGAACGACCCCGACGGCAGCCGCTACCGCGACGCCTACTTCAGCGCCTATCCGGGCGTGTGGCGGCACGGGGACTGGATCACCCTCACCTCCCACGGCTCGGTGATCGTGCACGGCCGCTCCGACGCCACGCTCAACCGCAACGGCGTACGGCTGGGCAGCGCCGACATCCACGACATCGTCGAACGCCTCCCCGAGATCGCCGAGGCCCTCGTCATCGGTGCGGAGGAACCCGACGGCGGTTACTGGATGCCACTGTTCGTGGTCCTCGCCGACGGGGTCGGTCTGGACGAGTCCCTGTGCGAGAAGATCCGCGACGCGATCCGCACCGGCGCCTCACCCCGCCACGTCCCCGACGAGATCCTCGCCGTGCCGGCCATCCCGCACACGAAGACCGGCAAGAAGCTCGAGGTCCCGGTCAAGCGCCTCCTCCAGGGCGCACCCGCCGAGCAGGTCCTCAACCCCTCCGCGGTCGACAACCCCGCCCTGATCGCCCACTTCGCCGGCCTGGGCGCCGAACGCCGCCAGGCCCGCCGCCCGCACACCCCCGAAGGCGCCTCGTGATCCTCTCCGCCTCCCTGACCTGCCTCATCGCGTTGATCTTCGCCCTGCTGGGCGCGGCCAAGATCCTGGCCCTGGGTCCGATGCCCGAGCTCGCCGCCCACGCCGGCTTCACCACGGCGGCCTACCGGGTCATCGGCGGGCTGGAGCTGGCGGGCGCGATCGGCGTGGCCCTCGGCCCGGTCGTACCGCTGTGCGGCGGCCTGGCCGGCATCGGACTGCTGATGCTGCTCGCCGGTGCCGTGACCACGCACGTACGCAAGGGCGACCGGCTGACCAAGCTCCTCCCCGCGGTGACATGCGCGGCCCTGGTCGCCTGGTATCTCGTACTCCTCGCCGGCCTCTGACCCGTTCCGGGAGACTGATGGCGGCCCCTCGTCCTGTTAGCGAGCCCACGGCGGGGCTGGCAGACTGACTCTGTGGTTCCGCTGATGGTCGCGGCGGATCAGATCGCGTCCTCATCGCTCACCGGCGCCAGTGTGGTGTCAGTCTGCGCACTGCTCTTCACCGTCGCGTCGTTCTGGTGGCTCAACGCCCGACAGGGACGTCTGCAGGCGTGGGAACCTCATTCCTTCGCGGCCATCGTCCACGGTTCCACGGCACGCCTACGACTGCCGCTCGTCCTGCACAACACCGGTCCCAAACCGATCGTCGTGCAGGACCTCATCCTGACCTTCCCCGATGAGCCCGCCTCTCATCTGCCACTTCTGTGGGTGTCCTCGCCGTCCCGGCTCCAACCGGGGCCGGACGAGGAGGCGAAGCTGCCCGCCGGATTCGTCGTGCCCGGCAG includes:
- a CDS encoding DoxX family protein gives rise to the protein MILSASLTCLIALIFALLGAAKILALGPMPELAAHAGFTTAAYRVIGGLELAGAIGVALGPVVPLCGGLAGIGLLMLLAGAVTTHVRKGDRLTKLLPAVTCAALVAWYLVLLAGL
- a CDS encoding bifunctional 3-(3-hydroxy-phenyl)propionate/3-hydroxycinnamic acid hydroxylase, which encodes MSTASRRPVVIIGAGPVGVTAALLLARHGVPSLLLERHRDIYPLPRAVVVDDEVRRILQSVGVHEEFAAIARPAPGLRLLDARRRVIAEFPRSLHGHHGFPQTTMFDQPELERLLRDALARRPECELRGGVEVVSVSQDTDGTAPVRVTFRRDGSDEDEHVWADAVLGCDGAGSITRDAIGAVWEDLHFEESWRVIDVRTSLPVRTWEGAEQICCPTRPATFMRVGEDRYRWEFRLAEGESLDGPEGLEQLRELVAPWVDLPSAAHGGGDFEVIRQAQYTFRARLAGRWRRGRVFLLGDAAHLTPPFIGQGLCAGLRDARNLTWKLARVLRHGADDRLLDTYQQERKPHARHVIRVAVAVGWAMTGGQDRGAAVRRAVVGAACRIPGVTAAVSRDLSPALTANPLVRRRPRLTGRSLAGTFCPQPWVIVDGRRERLDDILGDSFAVLTAVPPTARMTGVATALGASVIHVGDLGDDGTLAAWLARGRADAVLLRPDRVVMDTVPTGTGDFTDAAAWAPLLHTARRPAEARPAP
- a CDS encoding acetoacetate--CoA ligase, giving the protein MTTPHSTPCPEPFLPPDPQAAAGSRIADFARWAARHQGAEGIPDPTDYQALHHWSVTDLEGFWAAVWEYFDIDATTPYERVLAEETMPGARWFPGATLNYAHHALRNLHPDAPAITALDETGAACEITGRQLRAQVASVAATLRDLGVGQGDRVVGYLPNTPHAVIAFLAAASLGAVWSVCGQDYAPKAAADRFAQLEPTVLITADGYLFNGTRHDRRAASLDLAAALPTLKATVLVDHLGLAWPATRAARLTVPWEDAAGRTEYLAITPVPFDHPLWIVFSSGTTGLPKGIVHGHGGVLLEHLKILGLHCDLGVGDRLLWYTTTHWMMWNLVVSTLLTGAATCTYDGSPAPVARPDVLWELAARHQVTVFGTSPQYLLAMAKLGVDPAVHDLSAIRAIGSTGSALPASAYPWVRDHVGAGVQLASTSGGTDVVSGFAGSTPTTPVWAGELSAPNLGVALAAYDGAGRPVVDQVGELVVTRPMPSMPLYFWNDPDGSRYRDAYFSAYPGVWRHGDWITLTSHGSVIVHGRSDATLNRNGVRLGSADIHDIVERLPEIAEALVIGAEEPDGGYWMPLFVVLADGVGLDESLCEKIRDAIRTGASPRHVPDEILAVPAIPHTKTGKKLEVPVKRLLQGAPAEQVLNPSAVDNPALIAHFAGLGAERRQARRPHTPEGAS